TCATCCGTTAATAGTTAATATATCCATTGCAATTACAatattgatccaaataaatgtatatatatatatatatatatatttccttgTTTACTGACAAAAGCCTTCCTAACATATGAACATTTTTCACAAGGTAATTTTACCTAGCAAATTCGATATGATAACATGAAAAATAGAGGAATAACTTATTATAACTGATTAAATTGCACGAATAATCTAAAAATTCTAACGTATATAACATGAACATTTACCTGTAATTGACAACCAATGATGACCACAAATGCATTAGGAATAGGTTCAACAGCAATCCATTTTCCATCCTTGAAGATTTGTAAGCCATAAACATTGTCTTGATACAAAATTGTGAACAAATTTGGGTCACAATGGCTATGCATTCCAAGTGCCAAATTTGGGTCAGGACATGGAGGATAATAGTTCACTAATAGCATTTGAACTTTGCTTAATTCACCTCCAAAATATCCCTTTCCAAGTCCTAATCCTTCACTAATCACATCTGAAATCTTTGTGATTAGCTTCTTTGTTTCAATTGAATACGCACTTATAACTTCTCTGAAATTTGTATTTAggaaacaaattaaatataatagaaaaaaatataatattttaattatcatTTCGTACAATTCTCATATAAAATTGGACAACAAAAAATAACCAGGGAAAATAGGTGAAATTACCCTATGTTATGTTGTACATTTCGGCTATGCTTATAATAAGCAAGTTCTCTCGTAATAGTAATATCGAGGGGTGTGGTTGGACAGATAAGATCTAGTTATCGAAgtcttggatcgtgacacatgAAAGGGGTCCAAATTTAACTCCTATATTTTCAAAGTAGAGGGGgtaaacttaaaattttaatcAGGTACAAAAGCTCATCATCAGTTATCCACGTTGTAGCTCCGTTTTACAATCAATAGAAAATACAAGATGCTTTCTGGAAAGTATAACGATGGCTAATTTTAAACTATAATCGAAAGTAGAAGAAATTAGCTTACCTATAACGAGCTGGTTTTTGTGGCCAAAAAGGCAAGGAATCTTGGAGAGGATGACAATGATGTGCTAAAGCATCCCTCCAATAATGTTTATCTTCATTGGAATAATTCATAGTGCTTGTGTAGAGTTTGCATTTGCTATTTGGATCAACTGAGTAGTACTTTGCTTTCTCTTTAGCTGGCATCTTAAAAAATTCTTTCAATACACTTACTGTCTCTTCCAATAATCTTTCTGAAATCCCATGGTTGATCACCTGTTttttcacaaaatcaacaaatatCTTATAACTAAATTTTACGCTATCGCTCTAAAGtgacataaataataaattctcTTTTACTTTTAACACatttaagatgaaagttttattattaagttaa
This Solanum dulcamara chromosome 8, daSolDulc1.2, whole genome shotgun sequence DNA region includes the following protein-coding sequences:
- the LOC129901720 gene encoding hyoscyamine 6-dioxygenase-like, whose translation is MENNLVSSWCKNVETLPENYIFPADQRPGEPIVPLSGSSPIIDLSIHEHDQAQQIIKASQDFGYFQVINHGISERLLEETVSVLKEFFKMPAKEKAKYYSVDPNSKCKLYTSTMNYSNEDKHYWRDALAHHCHPLQDSLPFWPQKPARYREVISAYSIETKKLITKISDVISEGLGLGKGYFGGELSKVQMLLVNYYPPCPDPNLALGMHSHCDPNLFTILYQDNVYGLQIFKDGKWIAVEPIPNAFVVIIGCQLQIISNDMLKSAIHRAVTNSKETRICVGNFVIPSSDCDIEPASDLVKKTTNIPAYKAYQYKEFLHTYATKNGDFEAVFQFYKL